CAAGAGGACGTCGGGACGGACCCTGAGACGAATTTCTATATCCTAGGATTGTCTCCGAACAATGCACGGCTTGCCGTCCGCTTCTGGTATGTCGACACAGTTAGGGATCTGATCGCAAAGGTTGCCCGCCACCATCTGGACATGGAGATCGTCCGGGACGATTCTGGTCCGAGATATGTCTCAATCTACCGCCTGTTGAATGAAACTGTCCCTCAGAGTTCTGACAAAAAAGCGGTTTCACCACTTCTTGGCGGTCTGATTATGCGGTCTATCCTGACTGGGAGCACCTACCCCATGCCGTTGTACAGCGCAATCCTGAGCCGTGTGAAGGTCGAGGGGTCGATCAACTATGTCCGGGCTGGAATCATCAAAGCCTATCTGCTCAGATTGAGCAGATCAGGATTAACGAATCTCAAAGAGGAAGTGATTACCATGAGTCTAAACGAAGAAAGTTCAAACGTGCCGTATCGCCTTGGAAGGTTGTTTGCCGTTCTTGAGAAGGTACAGAGTGATACGAACAGAGAGATGAAGAGCACCATTAACAGCAAGTACTTCAGCAGTGCTTCATCGACTCCCGCTGTAGTATTTCCAGTTCTGTTAAAACTTGCACAGCACCACATCGCCAAGTCTGACTGGGGGTTCAAATCCAGTCAGTCGATTGAACAGATTCTCGCTGGCGTGGATGAGTTTCCCGCGTACCTGAATCTTGAAGATCAGGGCATGTTCATGCTTGGCTACTATCATCAGCGGAAGGCGTTTTACAAGAAGAAAGAGGCCGTTTCAAGTGAGGAGGCGTAATTATGAGTGAAATTGTCAAGAATAGGTACGAATTTGTGTTGTTGTTCGATGTCGAAAACGGAAATCCGAATGGCGATCCCGATATGGGGAATATGCCCAGGGTCGATCCGCAGACCGGTCATGGCATCGTCACCGATGTTTGCCTCAAGAGAAAGATCAGGGATTATGTTGACCTTGTAAAAGGCGGAGAAGCAGGTTACGATATCTACGTCAAGTCCGGTGTCGTCCTCAATGATCAGAACAAGAAAGCCTATGATTATCTTGGGATAAAACCAGACTCGAAGAAACCGAAGGATGACGAACTGACGAAGTTCATGTGCCAGAATTTCTTTGACATCCGGGCCTTCGGTGCTGTGATGACGACGGAGGTCAACTGTGGGCAGGTCAGAGGGCCTGTGCAGTTCGGTTTTGCCCGCAGTGCGGATCCGATCTTCCAGCAGGAAGTAACGGTCACCCGTTGTGCCGTCACAAACGAGAGAGACGCTGAAAAAGGCCAGACGATGGGCAAAAAACAGATTGTGCCCTATGGCCTGTATCGTGCCGAAGGATACATCTCAGCGCATCTGGCGAAAAAGACCACTGGATTTAACGAGGACGATCTGAACCTGCTCTGGGATAGCCTGATCAATATGTTTGAGCACGACCATTCGGCGGCCCGGGGGAAAATGTCAGCACGGAAACTGATCGTGTTCAAGCATGACAGCGAACTCGGCAACTGTCAGTCTCACGTCCTCTTTGACTGCGTAAAGGTGGAACGCCTATCCCGTGATCTCCCTCCTCGCTCTTTTGCAGATTACACAGTCACCATCTTTGACGACATCCCGAAGGGCGTTGAGATGATTGAAAAATTATGACCGAAAAAAGATATGCCGAAGACGAGTTGCTCTCGTTGTCCGGCATACAACATTTTCGATTTTGTAAGCGTCAATGGGCCTTGATTCATATCGAGCGCCAGTGGGAGGATAATCTTCGGACGACAGAAGGCCATTTTCTTCATGAGCGTGTGGATGATCCGTTCCTGAGAGAAAGCAGAGGCGATGTTATGATATCGAGAGCTTTTCCGCTGGTATCATATCGTCTTGGCCTGTATGGCGTGGCTGATGTTGTTGAGTACGTCCGTTCGGAGAACGGTGTTTCTCTTCCGGGCTGCGACGGTTTATGGAAAATGCATCCTGTAGAATACAAAAGGGGCAAACCGAAGATTGATGAGCGCGATGAAGTGCAGCTCTGTGCTCAGGTGATGTGCCTTGAAGAGATGTTCGATGTACACATATCCTCCGCCGACTTTTATTATAATGAAATTCGGAGAAGAATTCATCTTAAAATAACGGAAGAATTGAGAGATCTTGTGATCTCTTTGGCTGGTGAAATGCATGACCTCTTTAAGAAGGGAATCACCCCTCCGGCTGAAAGATCTCAGAATTGCAGATTCTGTTCTCTTGTTGATGTTTGTGTCCCAAAACTGACGAAAAAATCAGTTTCTGCCCGTAAATATGTCACCAAACATGTGAGCGATGCATGTGTAGGTGATCTCTAAAATTCTCGTTTTTTCCAGAAGAATTTATATTTTTGAAGTTGTATTTTTAGTTTAAGGGCTTTCCATCTATGAAAAAATTACTGAACACATTATATGTCACAACTCCCGAATCATATCTTCTCCGAGAGGGGGAGAATGTTGTCATTAAAATAAACAATGTTGAAAAATTTCGTATTCCGATACATAATCTTGAGGGTATAGTCTGTTTTGGCTATATGGGGGCCAGCCCTCAGTTGATGCGACTGTGTACTGACAATAATGTTGGCCTCTCATTTTTGACGCCGCATGGAAAATTCCTGGGGCGCGTTCATGGACGAATCCGGGGCAATGTGCTCTTGCGGCGTACTCAGTATCGAAAAGCTGACAATGAAGAGGAGTCACTGGATCTCGCCAGATGTTTCATCATAGGGAAAATCGTCAACTGCAGGACGGTTCTTGGAAGAAGCATTCGTGACCATGGTGATGTGATTGATCTCGATAAAATTCGTTTCATCGACTCTTTACTGATTGAAAATCTCCAGAGCATTGATTCCTGTTTAAATTCGGATTCGCTTCGCGGTATCGAAGGGAATTGTGCAAGATTTTACTTTGGCGTACTGGACGAGTTGATTCTCAAGCAGAAGGACGATTTTTTCATCACTCAGAGGAATCGGAGACCTCCGCTTGACAACATGAATGCGTTGCTGTCTTTTTTGTATACGTTGCTCGCCCATGATGTTGAGTCGGCATTAGAAACTGTCGGGCTTGATCCGTATGTTGGATTTTTCCACACCGATCGTCCTGGAAGGCCAAGCCTTGCACTTGATATGATGGAGGAACTCCGTCCATTCATGGCCGATCGCCTTGCATTGAATATGGTCAACCTCAGGCAGATCTGTGGTAAAGATTTCTTCCGGAAGGAAAATGGCGGTGTTATCATGACTGATGACGGAAGGAAAGAAATCCTGGCAGCCTGGCAAAAGAGAAAACAGGATAAGATTACTCATCCCTATTTAAATGAGAAGATATCAGTTGGATTGCTTCCGTATGTGCAGGCGATGTTGCTGGCGCGGTATCTGCGGGGAGATATTGATGGGTACCCGCCATTTTTTATGAATTGAGGTGTTTGAAGTGATGGTACTGGTAACGTACGATGTGAGCACGGAATCGGACGGTGGGAAAAGCAGACTGAGAAAGGTGGCGAAAGAATGCGTGAATTACGGACAGAGGGTGCAGAACTCCGTTTTTGAATGCCTCGTTGATCCGGCTCAGTTTGCGCAACTTAAACATTCTTTATGCAATATGATCGATGAGGAAAAAGATAGTCTCAGATTTTATTATCTGGGTAAAAACTGGAAAAATCGCGTGGAGCACTTTGGTGCTAAAAAAGGCTACGATCCCGAAGGTTTATTAGTGATGTAGTTTCTGCGAACCTGTAGTGAACATAGTTTCTCTGGGGGGTTCGCAGGGGAAATCAAGATGTCATATTTATAGTTTTGGTGAATTTGTCTTAGTAGCCTTCAGAATCGAAAACTTCCAAAAAAATCTGTTTTACCTGGAAAGATGGACCAGAGTAATTCGAAGTTTTGGGAATAACCCCATTTATCCGATGATATCCGAAAATAATATCTATCATTCGGCAAAATAGATGCCATTTGTCTATGTTCTATGCTGAGTCTTTCAAATAAGTCGAAGCATGATCTGGATGAATTTGCGGTCACACCCCACGCGGGTGTGTGGATTGAAATTTGCGCAAAAGACCCTTGCGGGAAAATCTGAGGTCACACCCCACGCGGGTGTGTGGATTGAAATGCTTCTGCTACGCCGTTCGGCGCGCTCGCTAATGCGGTCACACCCCACGCGGGTGTGTGGATTGAAATACGGTATCTATTTTAGACAGTAACGCTATACGGTGGTCACACCCCACGCGGGTGTGTGGATTGAAATCCAAACAGGATTAACCACTCCACCTTTTTTTGAGGTCACACCCCACGCGGGTGTGTGGATTGAAATTTTCAAAGTAGTGGATGTTTTGCTGTCTCCCGAAAGTCACACCCCACGCGGGTGTGTGGATTGAAATCAGCACCAAGCGGATGGTCGGGCGGAAAATACACGTCACACCCCACGCGGGTGTGTGGATTGAAATTTGATCCATCAATAGGAAACGGTTTGTTGCACTGTGTCACACCCCACGCGGGTGTGTGGATTGAAATTTTTCCCAATCGGAGCCCAAATACCCCCATTAATTGTCACACCCCACGCGGGTGTGTGGATTGAAATTAACGAATCCCCTATCATGTATTCAATCGAAACACGTCACACCCCACGCGGGTGTGTGGATTGAAATGATTCTGATATGGGTTTTTGGCGATCTGGTATCTGTCACACCCCACGCGGGTGTGTGGATTGAAATTGCCATCCACCTTCACACCCAGGGAGCCGCACCGTCACACCCCACGCGGGTGTGTGGATTGAAATAGATCATGTGCGGACCTATGGCTTATTGCAGAGGTCACACCCCACGCGGGTGTGTGGATTGAAATATAATAATGGTGTTGCGCAACTCATAGGTTGTGCGGTCACACCCCACGCGGGTGTGTGGATTGAAATCCCTGGGGGCGGTCGTAATGGCGGCCCTCTCCCCGTCACACCCCACGCGGGTGTGTGGATTGAAATGTATTTTCGATGGCCGATGATGTCCAGACCACGGTCACACCCCACGCGGGTGTGTGGATTGAAATATGTGATCATGCACGCATGTGCGCACATATACGTCACACCCCACGCGGGTGTGTGGATTGAAATTCCCGTGCTACTGTGATCTTCATGCCGGGGCGTGGTCACACCCCACGCGGGTGTGTGGATTGAAATCAGATGGTCCAGGGTGGCCCACCCCCCCTCTGAGTCACACCCCACGCGGGTGTGTGGATTGAAATTCAACCCTTTGTTTATTATGCGGTCGTACTCTTCCTGGTCACACCCCACGCGGGTGTGTGGATTGAAATCCGTGTTGTCCGGCTACAGCACCCCTGCCTCACCATGTCACACCCCACGCGGGTGTGTGGATTGAAATTTCCACAGAGGACAATCAGCATTCGGGTCGTACCGGTCACACCCCACGCGGGTGTGTGGATTGAAATCACCACGCCAAAAATATGTATCTCGAAATTACGTCACACCCCACGCGGGTGTGTGGATTGAAATCCCGATGTATTGCAGGCGCTCAAGGGAGGAGGAAGTCACACCCCACGCGGGTGTGTGGATTGAAATTCGCCGGAGATGTCATCACAACCGATTATGCCAGTCACACCCCACGCGGGTGTGTGGATTGAAATTCGTCCAGATTCCCTCTTGCGGCGTCTTTCGATGTCACACCCCACGCGGGTGTGTGGATTGAAATTTCCACAGAGGACAATCAGCATTCGGGTCGTACCGTCACACCCCACGCGGGTGTGTGGATTGAAATAGCCTCGGCGATGGCGTGCCAGATGGCCGCAACGGTCACACCCCACGCGGGTGTGTGGATTGAAATACCAGGGAGGTGATCCGGGAATGCTTGAACGCCGTCACACCCCACGCGGGTGTGTGGATTGAAATTGATATATCTGGGAGACCACATCATCAGAAAGAGGTCACACCCCACGCGGGTGTGTGGATTGAAATTGGGAACTCCTCGATCCGGCACATCTGAAAGTCGTCACACCCCACGCGGGTGTGTGGATTGAAATACGGCGGCGGGCATAATATCAATAGCGTCGGTGGTCACACCCCACGCGGGTGTGTGGATTGAAATGGAACACCGGAGGATGACCGTGCCGCGGGGAGGTCACACCCCACGCGGGTGTGTGGATTGAAATTCTCAGAGGGGGGGTGGGCCACCCTGGACCATCGTCACACCCCACGCGGGTGTGTGGATTGAAATGATTCCGGCGATGGTGAGGCAGGGGTGCTGTAGCCGTCACACCCCACGCGGGTGTGTGGATTGAAATCTCCATACTGTTAAGCGCATACCAAGCAATATCGTCACACCCCACGCGGGTGTGTGGATTGAAATTCCGGTTTCTGGGGGTCCTCGACCCGCGAGAGGTCACACCCCACGCGGGTGTGTGGATTGAAATATTTATCCATCCCCGAAGAGGCCGCGCAGCTGCGGTCACACCCCACGCGGGTGTGTGGATTGAAATCGGTGGGGGGTCTCCCGCTACGGGGACCGCACCGCGTCACACCCCACGCGGGTGTGTGGATTGAAATAGAAGACGTTCGACCTCTTGGTGAGGTCGGGGATGTCACACCCCACGCGGGTGTGTGGATTGAAATTCGTGCCGTCGTCTGCTATCTGTGTGACCTCGACAGTCACACCCCACGCGGGTGTGTGGATTGAAATTCTTCGCCCATGGCAACGGCGCAGGCTGGCAACGTCACACCCCACGCGGGTGTGTGGATTGAAATACCCTTGATGGGGCTTACGAAGCGGTCTCTGGTAATGTCACACCCCACGCGGGTGTGTGGATTGAAATTCCTCACCGTGGATGCCGCCAGGGCCGAAACTACGTCACACCCCACGCGGGTGTGTGGATTGAAATTGGCCCCGGCGGCATCCGCCGAGGTCGTCACCCTGAGTCACACCCCACGCGGGTGTGTGGATTGAAATAGAGGGGAATACGATGACGACTGTCACATTCGAGTCACACCCCACGCGGGTGTGTGGATTGAAATTCAGATAGGATCCTCTCCATCTCAGGATCCAATCGGTCACACCCCACGCGGGTGTGTGGATTGAAATATTGTAATTCATTATTTCTATAAATTTGGCACCGTCACACCCCACGCGGGTGTGTGGATTGAAATGAGAGGGGGGCATCTTTCCAGTGACGCTCAGGCTGGGTCACACCCCACGCGGGTGTGTGGATTGAAATAGAAGTACATCAAGACTCAGAAAGTGATGTGACCGTCACACCCCACGCGGGTGTGTGGATTGAAATCATTCCGGGAGCGGAGCCCATCGACCTCTATCCTGTCACACCCCACGCGGGTGTGTGGATTGAAATCTTGCACCTTGTCAGGTTGCTTTCGTCAACCTCGTCACACCC
This genomic interval from Methanofollis fontis contains the following:
- the cas2 gene encoding CRISPR-associated endonuclease Cas2: MVLVTYDVSTESDGGKSRLRKVAKECVNYGQRVQNSVFECLVDPAQFAQLKHSLCNMIDEEKDSLRFYYLGKNWKNRVEHFGAKKGYDPEGLLVM
- the cas7c gene encoding type I-C CRISPR-associated protein Cas7/Csd2; amino-acid sequence: MSEIVKNRYEFVLLFDVENGNPNGDPDMGNMPRVDPQTGHGIVTDVCLKRKIRDYVDLVKGGEAGYDIYVKSGVVLNDQNKKAYDYLGIKPDSKKPKDDELTKFMCQNFFDIRAFGAVMTTEVNCGQVRGPVQFGFARSADPIFQQEVTVTRCAVTNERDAEKGQTMGKKQIVPYGLYRAEGYISAHLAKKTTGFNEDDLNLLWDSLINMFEHDHSAARGKMSARKLIVFKHDSELGNCQSHVLFDCVKVERLSRDLPPRSFADYTVTIFDDIPKGVEMIEKL
- the cas1c gene encoding type I-C CRISPR-associated endonuclease Cas1c — protein: MKKLLNTLYVTTPESYLLREGENVVIKINNVEKFRIPIHNLEGIVCFGYMGASPQLMRLCTDNNVGLSFLTPHGKFLGRVHGRIRGNVLLRRTQYRKADNEEESLDLARCFIIGKIVNCRTVLGRSIRDHGDVIDLDKIRFIDSLLIENLQSIDSCLNSDSLRGIEGNCARFYFGVLDELILKQKDDFFITQRNRRPPLDNMNALLSFLYTLLAHDVESALETVGLDPYVGFFHTDRPGRPSLALDMMEELRPFMADRLALNMVNLRQICGKDFFRKENGGVIMTDDGRKEILAAWQKRKQDKITHPYLNEKISVGLLPYVQAMLLARYLRGDIDGYPPFFMN
- the cas4 gene encoding CRISPR-associated protein Cas4 produces the protein MTEKRYAEDELLSLSGIQHFRFCKRQWALIHIERQWEDNLRTTEGHFLHERVDDPFLRESRGDVMISRAFPLVSYRLGLYGVADVVEYVRSENGVSLPGCDGLWKMHPVEYKRGKPKIDERDEVQLCAQVMCLEEMFDVHISSADFYYNEIRRRIHLKITEELRDLVISLAGEMHDLFKKGITPPAERSQNCRFCSLVDVCVPKLTKKSVSARKYVTKHVSDACVGDL